One stretch of Anaerobacillus alkaliphilus DNA includes these proteins:
- the sufU gene encoding Fe-S cluster assembly sulfur transfer protein SufU produces MSLGNNLDTLYRQVIMDHYKNPRNRGELEGDSLTVNMNNPTCGDRIQLQMKVEDGKIADAKFIGEGCSISLSSASMMTQAVKGKSVEDALALSEIFSNILLGKDYDEDRFDLGDIEALQGVAKFPARIKCATLAWKAMEKGLNSEE; encoded by the coding sequence TGATTATGGATCATTATAAAAACCCTCGTAATCGAGGTGAGCTTGAAGGGGATTCATTAACTGTTAATATGAATAACCCAACATGTGGTGACCGTATTCAACTACAGATGAAGGTTGAAGACGGAAAGATTGCCGATGCCAAGTTTATTGGTGAAGGCTGTTCGATTAGCCTTTCATCAGCATCGATGATGACTCAGGCTGTAAAAGGGAAATCTGTAGAAGATGCTTTAGCATTGTCAGAGATCTTTTCTAATATTTTGCTCGGTAAAGACTATGATGAAGATCGCTTTGATCTCGGTGATATAGAAGCTCTTCAGGGAGTAGCTAAGTTTCCAGCACGTATTAAATGTGCGACTCTTGCCTGGAAGGCAATGGAGAAGGGCTTGAACTCTGAGGAGTAA